The following coding sequences are from one Granulicella arctica window:
- a CDS encoding GGDEF domain-containing protein — MNLASNAGMDPGCRPQMDDTSLRAKLHQWLELTTTFFILLLCSWLGMELSHHSEGVATIWLTNGMLFAIVIRRPQPIWLRYFVIGLIADTLGDVIYGVPFLLSLGGSLANLFEVALSALLLAHWFGTPFNLTRRKPLLGFLGIAVVGASAITAALAVSWTLLFTPPSPWWQLFRTWYLGDALGMAIIAPLVFILQRPDFFVPLHKRRLPHTLLVLTLPALATILVFSHSADSLMFAIFPALLIVVFRLGFPGTVLAIFVIACTSISLTVMGYGPLALLPNATMLHKIVIVQIFLASALLTCFPVAALLEERKSLELSLQQSEAEYRELANTDALTGQGNRRAFDGRMMAEWYSPDTPQQPLALLSIDVDLFKAYNDIYGHIAGDECLRRITTVIAEAILQYPSARLFRLGGEEFAVILPATASDAALSIAERLREAVLTTYIEHSGSPLGIQTISIGVATATPSLDVSVLSLLNLSDQALYHAKHLGRNRVEAAQNTLSTQPATM, encoded by the coding sequence ATGAATCTAGCCAGTAATGCAGGGATGGACCCCGGCTGTCGTCCTCAAATGGATGACACCTCCCTGCGGGCGAAGCTCCATCAGTGGCTCGAACTAACAACAACGTTTTTCATCCTTTTACTTTGCTCCTGGCTTGGCATGGAGCTCTCCCACCACTCCGAGGGTGTCGCCACCATCTGGCTGACCAACGGTATGCTCTTCGCCATCGTCATCCGAAGGCCGCAACCCATCTGGCTTCGCTACTTCGTCATCGGCCTCATCGCAGACACCCTGGGCGACGTCATCTACGGCGTACCGTTTCTCCTCTCGCTCGGCGGCTCGCTTGCCAACTTGTTCGAAGTCGCCCTCTCCGCCCTTCTACTGGCACACTGGTTTGGCACCCCCTTCAACCTCACCCGGCGGAAGCCCCTCCTCGGGTTTCTCGGCATCGCAGTCGTCGGCGCCAGCGCCATCACTGCTGCCCTCGCCGTCTCCTGGACACTCCTGTTTACTCCGCCGAGCCCATGGTGGCAGCTCTTCCGTACCTGGTATCTCGGAGACGCCCTCGGCATGGCCATCATCGCCCCGCTGGTCTTCATCCTCCAACGGCCCGACTTCTTCGTCCCCCTGCACAAACGTCGATTGCCACACACACTCCTTGTGCTGACCCTGCCCGCCCTTGCAACCATCCTCGTCTTCAGCCACAGCGCGGATTCGCTCATGTTTGCGATCTTTCCGGCACTCTTGATCGTAGTCTTCCGTCTGGGCTTTCCTGGCACCGTGCTTGCCATCTTCGTCATCGCCTGCACCTCCATCTCCCTCACCGTCATGGGATATGGGCCGCTCGCACTCCTCCCGAACGCCACCATGCTGCACAAGATCGTGATCGTACAGATCTTTCTCGCGTCCGCGCTGCTCACCTGCTTCCCCGTCGCCGCTCTGCTCGAAGAGCGCAAATCGCTCGAGCTCTCGCTCCAGCAGAGTGAAGCCGAGTACCGCGAACTCGCCAACACCGACGCCCTCACCGGCCAGGGCAATCGCCGCGCCTTCGACGGAAGGATGATGGCCGAGTGGTATAGCCCCGATACCCCACAGCAGCCACTCGCGCTCCTCTCCATCGATGTAGACCTCTTCAAGGCCTACAACGACATCTACGGACACATCGCCGGAGACGAATGCCTGCGTCGCATCACAACCGTCATCGCGGAGGCTATCCTCCAATACCCCTCGGCTCGCCTCTTTCGTCTCGGCGGAGAGGAGTTCGCCGTCATCCTTCCCGCAACCGCCTCGGATGCAGCCCTAAGCATCGCAGAGCGTCTTCGAGAAGCCGTACTCACAACCTATATCGAGCACTCCGGCAGCCCCCTGGGCATACAAACCATCAGCATCGGCGTCGCCACAGCAACTCCATCCCTGGACGTCTCCGTCCTCTCGCTGCTCAATCTCTCCGACCAGGCTCTCTATCACGCCAAGCACCTCGGTCGAAACCGAGTCGAAGCCGCGCAGAATACCCTCTCCACCCAGCCCGCAACCATGTAG
- a CDS encoding menaquinone biosynthetic enzyme MqnA/MqnD family protein, with the protein MSAQSSSLRVAAIDFLNPAPLMWDFEHPPHSTQLAERYQLHYTQPSQCAAELLAGRADLGLIPIAALTPELAIVPGCTIASLDRVRSIQLIIKAPHTLDSVKTIAADNASRSSLAYTQVLFRKFIGTQPEFVSANADPMAMLQHADAALLIGDPALLALEAREQIEQTIGPCLWFDIAHEWHTRTGLPWVAAVWATRPEALAPAGFTPTQLIADLQLSRDNGLANTEALVREWTPRIHLSAATIHHYLTQNIHYTLSPDCILAIELFRAYAAEVDALPPLPALRFL; encoded by the coding sequence GTGTCCGCTCAATCGTCCAGCCTCCGCGTAGCCGCCATCGATTTCCTCAATCCCGCTCCCCTCATGTGGGATTTTGAACACCCACCGCACAGCACACAGCTCGCCGAGCGCTACCAGCTCCACTACACCCAGCCCTCACAATGCGCGGCAGAGCTCCTCGCCGGTCGAGCCGACCTCGGCCTCATCCCCATCGCCGCCCTCACGCCCGAGCTCGCCATCGTTCCCGGCTGCACCATCGCCTCACTCGACCGCGTCCGCTCCATCCAGCTCATCATCAAAGCACCGCACACCCTCGACAGCGTAAAGACCATCGCCGCCGATAACGCCTCGCGCAGCTCCCTCGCTTACACGCAGGTGCTCTTCCGCAAGTTCATCGGCACCCAGCCCGAGTTCGTCTCCGCAAACGCTGATCCCATGGCCATGCTCCAGCACGCCGACGCCGCCCTGCTCATCGGCGACCCCGCCCTGCTCGCCCTCGAAGCCCGCGAACAGATCGAGCAAACCATCGGTCCCTGTCTCTGGTTCGACATTGCCCACGAATGGCACACCCGCACCGGCCTACCCTGGGTCGCTGCCGTCTGGGCCACACGCCCGGAGGCCCTCGCCCCGGCCGGCTTCACCCCCACCCAACTCATCGCCGACCTCCAGCTCTCCCGCGACAACGGCCTCGCTAACACCGAAGCCCTCGTCCGCGAGTGGACCCCGCGCATCCACCTGTCGGCCGCAACCATCCACCACTACCTCACCCAGAACATCCACTACACCCTCAGCCCCGACTGCATCCTCGCAATCGAGCTCTTCCGCGCCTACGCCGCCGAAGTAGACGCCCTGCCCCCGCTCCCCGCGCTACGCTTTCTGTAA
- a CDS encoding YqaA family protein, which yields MSLSAAARSVAAVVEALAAQQHHRNKLLHLFFHFGVFGIFFISIIDSSFVPLPLPGVTDIMLIVLAAQHTNWLLLVALATAGSALGGYLSYQVGHRGGMAFLEKNIPPRIFQRVCDWMENHAILSVALPAILPPPMPLSPFVLAAGALKMSRRKFLTTFTISRALRHLAAVWLGIHYGRQVLHFWTKFSDKWATTILTVLWSVILISVAIAFYKLYKTSRTIGAQATQPQQ from the coding sequence ATGAGCCTCTCTGCCGCAGCACGATCCGTCGCAGCCGTCGTCGAGGCTCTCGCCGCACAACAGCATCACCGCAACAAGCTGCTCCATCTCTTCTTTCACTTTGGCGTCTTTGGCATCTTCTTCATCTCGATCATCGACTCGTCCTTCGTCCCGCTGCCCCTGCCCGGCGTCACCGACATCATGCTCATCGTGCTCGCCGCGCAGCACACCAACTGGCTCCTGTTGGTCGCGCTCGCTACGGCAGGCTCTGCCCTCGGAGGCTACCTCAGCTATCAGGTAGGCCACCGCGGAGGCATGGCTTTCCTCGAAAAGAACATCCCACCCCGCATCTTCCAACGCGTCTGCGACTGGATGGAGAACCACGCCATCCTCTCCGTCGCGCTTCCCGCAATCCTGCCACCGCCCATGCCCCTCAGCCCCTTCGTTCTGGCAGCAGGAGCACTCAAGATGTCGAGGCGCAAGTTCCTTACCACCTTCACCATCAGCCGCGCCCTGCGCCACCTCGCAGCCGTCTGGCTCGGTATCCACTACGGCAGACAGGTCCTGCACTTCTGGACCAAATTCTCCGACAAGTGGGCCACCACCATCCTCACCGTCCTCTGGTCCGTCATCCTCATCAGCGTCGCCATCGCCTTCTACAAGCTCTACAAAACCTCACGCACCATCGGTGCACAAGCCACGCAGCCACAGCAATAG
- a CDS encoding beta-ketoacyl-ACP synthase III has protein sequence MSLKLKPQVRVGAKISSIGVYVPPKLLTNADLEKMVATNDEWIVERTGIHQRHIVEPGVATSDLASEAARACLAKRGIEASEVEVILVATVTPDMFFPATACLVQAKIGATKAWGFDLSAACSGFLYALQVGAKLIESGAHKKVMVIGADVMSSILDYTDRSTCILFGDGAGAVLLEPVEEGEVGLVDFVHEIDGSGATSLYMPGGGSLHPSNAETVAQKMHFVHQEGGAVFKVAVRKMAELSETVLVRNELTASEVDCFIPHQANKRIILATAEKLGMPEEKVIINIGEYGNTTAGTIPLAMHTALAEGRLKKGDTVLLASFGGGYTVGTTLLRWEM, from the coding sequence TTGAGTTTGAAGTTGAAGCCGCAGGTGCGGGTGGGCGCGAAGATCAGTTCGATTGGGGTTTATGTTCCTCCAAAGCTGTTGACGAACGCCGATTTGGAGAAGATGGTCGCCACGAACGATGAGTGGATTGTGGAGCGGACGGGGATTCATCAGCGGCATATTGTGGAGCCGGGCGTGGCTACGAGCGATCTGGCTTCGGAGGCTGCGCGGGCCTGTCTGGCGAAGCGGGGCATCGAGGCGAGCGAGGTCGAGGTGATTCTGGTGGCGACGGTGACGCCGGATATGTTCTTCCCGGCGACGGCGTGCCTGGTTCAGGCGAAGATCGGTGCGACGAAGGCGTGGGGGTTTGACCTGTCGGCGGCCTGCTCAGGTTTTTTGTATGCGCTACAGGTGGGGGCGAAGCTGATAGAGTCTGGCGCTCATAAGAAGGTGATGGTGATTGGCGCGGATGTGATGAGCTCGATCCTCGACTATACGGATCGCTCGACCTGCATCCTTTTTGGAGACGGTGCGGGGGCTGTGCTGTTGGAGCCGGTGGAGGAGGGCGAGGTCGGTCTGGTGGACTTCGTGCATGAAATCGATGGCTCGGGGGCGACGTCGCTGTATATGCCGGGTGGGGGCAGTCTGCATCCATCGAATGCGGAGACGGTTGCGCAGAAGATGCACTTCGTCCATCAGGAGGGCGGCGCAGTCTTCAAGGTCGCGGTGCGCAAGATGGCGGAGTTGAGCGAGACGGTGCTCGTCCGGAACGAGCTGACAGCGAGCGAGGTGGACTGCTTTATTCCGCACCAGGCGAACAAGCGGATTATTCTGGCGACGGCGGAGAAGCTGGGCATGCCGGAGGAGAAGGTGATTATCAACATCGGCGAGTATGGGAATACGACGGCCGGGACGATTCCGCTGGCGATGCATACTGCGCTGGCTGAGGGGCGCTTGAAGAAGGGCGATACTGTGCTGCTGGCGTCGTTCGGTGGCGGGTATACGGTGGGGACGACGTTGTTGCGCTGGGAGATGTAG
- a CDS encoding MutS-related protein: MIPSSDTTGPASNDYPPRHKDLTAEATTVASRARYLRILLLILGAVTVVLVVDAFQGTISSRFILLPFLAIGVVLKLYLRIRRQRDLLVRLIGLYDRALARIDGSQLQSGHTGEDFRTETHLYDRDLTILGLDSLFGMLATVRTGIGQRGLAHDLLHPPSREQMFLRRQAIQELTPRNDLREQIHLLGVNQFQQVAATFFDDWLDDPPPVFHPAIRYLLFITSALLLALLIAGLWHLSPWPTVLPNLLAVLAVQSAIAMYLRSRILSILKTASGLSNQMEMFRDGLSLLQSTTFVSPKLIALQQLSREPSNAVSALKKIQNQFAVVDQRDKGGVSLAISLLVCAGTHAAISIANWKRRYAAPMKQWLTAWAEFESLNALATYAYEHPENIYPEILPTGTAIFEATALAHPLLGAEAIANDIALNATQGLYLISGSNMAGKSTLLRAIGLNAVLSATGAPIRATSARITPLVIGASLALTDSLAEGKSKFLAEVERLHAILQLTDNPTPVLFLIDEIFSGTNSLDRRIAAEAIARSLIAHNSIGALSTHDLTLTDMAANPTLRAVNVHMASPDPTDPLAFDYRLKPGINPTSNALAILRLIGIET, encoded by the coding sequence ATGATCCCTTCATCCGATACGACCGGCCCTGCCTCCAACGACTATCCACCGCGCCACAAAGACCTCACCGCCGAGGCCACGACCGTCGCCAGCCGCGCCCGCTACCTGCGCATCCTTCTGCTCATCCTCGGAGCTGTAACCGTCGTCCTCGTCGTCGACGCATTCCAGGGGACGATCTCCTCACGCTTCATCCTCCTCCCCTTCCTGGCCATAGGCGTCGTCCTGAAGCTCTATCTCCGCATCCGCCGCCAACGAGACCTCCTCGTGCGCCTCATCGGCCTCTACGACCGCGCCCTAGCCCGCATCGACGGCAGCCAGCTCCAGTCCGGCCATACCGGCGAAGACTTCCGCACCGAGACCCATCTCTACGACCGCGACCTCACCATCCTCGGCCTCGACTCGCTCTTCGGCATGCTCGCCACCGTACGTACCGGCATCGGTCAGCGCGGCCTCGCGCACGACCTCCTCCATCCTCCCAGCCGCGAACAGATGTTCCTCCGCCGTCAAGCCATACAAGAGCTCACGCCCCGCAACGACCTCCGCGAACAGATCCACCTCCTCGGCGTCAACCAGTTCCAGCAGGTCGCCGCCACCTTCTTCGACGACTGGCTCGACGACCCACCACCCGTCTTCCATCCCGCCATCCGCTACCTCCTCTTCATCACAAGCGCCCTCCTGCTCGCGCTCCTCATCGCCGGTCTCTGGCACCTCAGCCCCTGGCCGACCGTGCTCCCCAACCTCCTCGCCGTCCTCGCCGTTCAGTCCGCCATCGCGATGTATCTTCGCAGCCGGATCCTCTCCATCCTCAAGACAGCCTCCGGCCTCTCCAACCAGATGGAGATGTTCCGCGACGGCCTCTCCCTCCTCCAAAGCACGACCTTCGTCTCCCCCAAGCTCATCGCCCTCCAACAGCTCTCCCGCGAGCCCTCCAACGCCGTCTCCGCCCTCAAGAAGATCCAAAACCAGTTCGCCGTCGTCGACCAGCGCGACAAGGGAGGAGTGTCCCTCGCTATCTCCCTCCTCGTCTGCGCCGGAACCCACGCCGCCATCTCCATCGCCAACTGGAAGCGCCGCTACGCCGCGCCCATGAAGCAATGGCTCACCGCCTGGGCCGAGTTCGAATCCCTCAACGCCCTCGCCACCTATGCCTACGAGCACCCCGAAAACATCTACCCCGAGATCCTCCCCACCGGCACCGCCATCTTCGAAGCAACAGCCCTCGCCCACCCACTCCTGGGCGCAGAAGCCATCGCCAATGACATCGCCCTCAACGCCACCCAGGGCCTCTACCTCATCAGCGGCTCCAACATGGCCGGCAAATCCACCCTCCTCCGCGCCATCGGCCTCAACGCCGTCCTCAGTGCCACCGGAGCCCCCATCCGCGCCACCAGCGCCCGCATCACGCCACTCGTCATCGGAGCCTCGCTCGCCCTCACCGACTCCCTAGCCGAAGGCAAATCCAAGTTCCTCGCCGAAGTCGAACGCCTCCACGCCATCCTCCAACTCACCGACAACCCCACACCCGTCCTCTTCCTCATCGACGAGATCTTCAGCGGCACCAACTCCCTCGACCGCCGCATCGCCGCCGAGGCCATCGCCCGTTCCCTCATCGCCCACAACTCCATCGGAGCCCTCTCCACCCACGACCTCACCCTCACCGACATGGCCGCCAACCCCACCCTCCGTGCCGTCAACGTCCACATGGCCAGCCCCGACCCCACCGACCCGCTCGCCTTCGACTATCGCCTCAAACCCGGCATCAACCCCACCTCCAACGCCCTCGCCATCCTCCGCCTCATAGGCATCGAAACCTAA
- the rpsD gene encoding 30S ribosomal protein S4, protein MSNRTRFKMQRALGLELPGLGKPGALTKRNYPPGQHGQARKSKPTGFALQLREKQKLLFHYGLREEQLRRFVRNARGQQASNWVESLVGLLERRLDNIVFRMGFARSIAAARQLVSHGHVMVNGRLLTIGSAVLRVGDFVKLTDYSSRLDATIQSRLSPRLPLPSYLQFATPDSNDHGVLLSEPSTEHIPFEFNPQQVAEYYASRGV, encoded by the coding sequence ATGAGCAATCGAACGAGGTTCAAGATGCAGCGTGCCCTGGGACTCGAGCTCCCCGGGCTGGGCAAACCAGGCGCACTCACCAAGCGGAACTATCCCCCCGGCCAGCACGGACAGGCCCGCAAATCCAAGCCCACCGGCTTCGCCCTCCAGCTCCGCGAGAAGCAAAAGCTCCTCTTTCACTACGGCCTTCGCGAGGAGCAGCTCCGCCGCTTCGTCCGCAACGCCCGCGGCCAGCAAGCCTCCAACTGGGTCGAGAGCCTCGTCGGCCTGCTCGAGCGCCGTCTCGACAACATCGTCTTCCGCATGGGCTTCGCCCGCAGCATCGCCGCCGCCCGGCAGCTCGTCAGCCACGGCCACGTCATGGTCAACGGACGCCTCCTCACCATCGGCTCCGCCGTCCTCCGCGTCGGCGACTTCGTCAAGCTCACCGACTACTCCAGCCGCCTCGACGCCACCATACAGTCGCGTCTCTCCCCGCGCCTTCCCCTCCCCAGCTACCTCCAGTTCGCCACGCCCGACAGCAACGACCACGGCGTCCTCCTCTCCGAGCCCAGCACCGAGCACATCCCCTTCGAGTTCAACCCACAACAGGTCGCCGAGTACTACGCAAGCCGAGGAGTCTAA
- a CDS encoding MarR family winged helix-turn-helix transcriptional regulator — protein MSKRSRTPDPETASALATQLRAILSKFKRRLREHGGRDDLTPSQISVILRLEKDGAATVSSLARAEAMRPQSMSTIVNSLHDAGLLSGTPDPNDGRKTLMSLTKKCQKRIQESRAAKQDWLSTTIQQKLSAQEQEKLSSALKLLSRLAED, from the coding sequence ATGAGCAAGCGATCGCGCACTCCCGATCCCGAAACCGCATCCGCTCTCGCAACCCAACTTCGGGCAATCCTGAGCAAGTTCAAGCGGCGGCTCCGCGAGCATGGAGGGCGAGATGATCTGACGCCCTCTCAGATCTCCGTCATCCTTCGCCTGGAGAAGGACGGCGCTGCCACGGTGTCGAGCCTGGCTCGCGCAGAGGCGATGCGCCCACAGTCGATGAGCACCATCGTTAACTCTCTACACGATGCTGGCCTACTAAGCGGAACCCCCGACCCGAACGACGGCCGGAAAACGCTGATGTCACTCACGAAGAAATGCCAGAAACGGATTCAGGAGAGCCGAGCCGCGAAACAGGATTGGCTCTCCACGACAATCCAGCAAAAGCTCTCTGCGCAGGAGCAGGAAAAGCTATCGTCGGCCCTCAAATTACTAAGCCGACTTGCAGAAGACTGA
- a CDS encoding isochorismatase family protein: MPVTTLDPKTALIVVDLQKGIISLPLMHPIDGVIERSRALLDAFRQHELPVVLVNVAGGAPGRTEQPRRLTTFPEGFADLIPELNQQPSDIVVTKQTWGAFASTDLESQLKAKGVTQVVVVGVATGTGVESTARQAYEQGFHVTFALDAMTDGRPEAHAHSIAHVFPRLGETGTTQEIIDLLAKRSTAK, from the coding sequence ATGCCCGTTACAACACTTGATCCTAAGACGGCACTGATTGTCGTCGATCTTCAGAAGGGCATCATCAGCTTGCCGCTTATGCACCCTATCGATGGCGTCATCGAGCGCTCCCGCGCTTTGCTGGATGCCTTCCGTCAACATGAGCTTCCGGTCGTACTCGTCAATGTTGCAGGCGGTGCGCCTGGGCGCACGGAACAACCACGACGTCTCACAACATTCCCCGAGGGATTCGCCGACTTGATTCCAGAACTGAACCAGCAGCCGAGCGACATAGTAGTCACCAAGCAGACATGGGGCGCATTTGCGAGCACGGATCTTGAAAGCCAATTGAAAGCAAAGGGCGTCACACAGGTCGTCGTCGTTGGCGTGGCTACTGGCACCGGTGTGGAATCCACCGCGCGTCAGGCGTACGAGCAGGGATTCCATGTCACGTTTGCGCTCGACGCCATGACGGATGGGCGTCCGGAAGCACACGCACACAGCATCGCCCATGTCTTCCCTCGTCTTGGAGAAACCGGTACCACCCAGGAAATTATCGACCTGCTCGCGAAAAGGAGCACTGCCAAATGA
- a CDS encoding MFS transporter, whose translation MKNPATGSFRALSSFNYRIWTAGALVSNIGTWMQRIAQDWLVLTQLTHHDASAVGIVMSLQFAPQLLLLPWTGLAADRFNQRKLLMLTQAAMGVLALALGVLTIAGITRLWHVYVFAFLFGSAAALDAPVRQTFVGELVGDEHLPNAVALNSTSFNAARMIGPAVAGLVIAKVGTGWAFLINGISFAAVLISMSLFRASELYPRARAHRTVGGFMESFRYVWGRADLRAILIMLFLICTFGLNFPIFISTMAVKVFHTDARGFGVLSSIMAVGTISGALLAAGRDKPKFSSLLIGAAAFGVGCTLAAFSPGYWWFAGSLVVIGIATLTLTNTTNTMMQLTTEPAMRGRVMALRLAVALGGTPIGAPIVGWVANHFGPRWALGVGAASGFAAVIFAVQVLTRRTKSMHDNEPRPV comes from the coding sequence ATGAAGAATCCAGCAACGGGCTCGTTCCGTGCCTTGAGTAGTTTCAACTACCGAATTTGGACTGCCGGCGCTCTGGTATCCAATATCGGGACATGGATGCAGCGCATTGCCCAGGATTGGTTAGTGCTTACGCAGCTGACGCACCACGATGCATCAGCCGTAGGTATCGTCATGAGCCTTCAGTTTGCCCCGCAGCTACTTCTGTTGCCATGGACGGGCCTCGCCGCTGATCGTTTCAATCAGCGCAAACTCCTGATGTTGACGCAGGCAGCGATGGGAGTGCTTGCGTTGGCCCTGGGCGTCCTTACGATCGCGGGTATTACCCGACTCTGGCACGTCTATGTGTTTGCATTTCTGTTTGGTTCTGCTGCGGCGCTCGATGCCCCCGTGCGACAAACCTTCGTCGGGGAGCTCGTTGGCGACGAGCATCTTCCGAATGCGGTAGCACTCAACTCCACATCCTTCAATGCCGCTCGCATGATTGGCCCTGCGGTCGCCGGTCTGGTCATCGCGAAGGTCGGCACTGGCTGGGCATTTCTGATCAATGGAATATCGTTCGCCGCGGTTCTGATCTCCATGTCGTTATTCCGTGCCTCGGAGCTCTATCCCCGTGCCAGGGCTCATCGCACCGTGGGTGGGTTCATGGAAAGCTTCCGCTACGTCTGGGGACGCGCAGACCTCAGAGCCATCCTGATCATGCTGTTTCTCATCTGCACATTCGGATTGAACTTTCCCATCTTCATCTCAACCATGGCCGTCAAGGTCTTTCACACAGACGCAAGAGGATTCGGTGTACTTAGCTCCATCATGGCAGTCGGCACCATTTCAGGAGCGTTACTCGCTGCTGGCCGTGACAAACCCAAATTCAGCTCCTTGCTCATCGGCGCTGCTGCCTTCGGAGTAGGATGCACACTCGCTGCATTCTCCCCTGGATACTGGTGGTTTGCGGGCTCTCTGGTGGTGATTGGAATAGCCACGTTGACGCTCACAAACACCACAAACACCATGATGCAACTCACTACCGAGCCTGCCATGCGAGGGCGAGTCATGGCGCTTCGTCTCGCTGTCGCACTCGGCGGCACACCCATCGGCGCACCCATCGTCGGTTGGGTGGCCAACCACTTCGGCCCGCGCTGGGCTCTTGGAGTTGGCGCCGCATCGGGGTTCGCCGCCGTCATCTTCGCCGTCCAAGTCCTAACGCGGCGAACAAAATCCATGCACGACAACGAGCCTCGCCCAGTTTGA
- a CDS encoding FUSC family protein, with translation MATTPSNPSALLARNGYFADLYTFDWSQLYLRVPLICSIAIAICLIGGVLIGHPSAGLIAGGGAMTVGFGINQRIADSRLWPMIAATITMFLSTIVGMTVGHQGFTLLIAAAIWSFLYGLLTARAAGISWVGQQAAVTLLVTSAFPADLHHAFLRGLLILLGGGLQILITSLFLKLLPELKANLLALPYAGGVSVNHLLHVEDPDRHPDLHTVVQQLRAIPKALPRLSRATSFGYALRLAITVTLAAEVYRHLGVQSGYWIPMTALLVQKPAFFETFNRALLRVGGTLAGAVLSTFFLVHIHPSPIVLAALATLFAFCSYATNTVNYGLFTLCLTSYIVFLLSLNQLPGPVIAHRRAVCTIIGGLIALIIHLDALRRHRNKPTAT, from the coding sequence GTGGCCACCACCCCCTCCAATCCGTCCGCCCTCCTAGCCCGCAACGGCTACTTCGCTGATCTCTACACCTTCGACTGGAGCCAGCTCTACCTCCGCGTTCCCCTCATCTGCTCCATCGCCATCGCTATTTGTCTCATTGGCGGCGTGCTGATCGGCCATCCCTCCGCCGGTCTCATCGCCGGTGGAGGTGCCATGACCGTCGGCTTCGGCATCAACCAACGCATCGCCGACTCCCGCCTCTGGCCCATGATCGCCGCCACCATCACCATGTTCCTCTCGACCATCGTCGGCATGACGGTCGGTCACCAAGGCTTCACCCTCCTCATCGCTGCCGCCATCTGGAGCTTCCTCTACGGCCTCCTCACCGCCCGCGCCGCCGGAATAAGCTGGGTCGGCCAACAAGCCGCCGTCACTCTCCTCGTCACCTCCGCCTTCCCCGCAGATCTCCACCACGCTTTCCTTCGCGGCCTGCTCATCCTTCTCGGAGGCGGCCTGCAAATCCTCATCACCAGCCTCTTCCTCAAGCTGCTGCCCGAACTCAAAGCAAACCTGCTCGCCCTCCCCTACGCCGGAGGCGTCAGCGTCAATCACCTCCTCCACGTCGAAGACCCCGACCGTCACCCCGACCTCCATACCGTCGTCCAGCAGCTTCGCGCCATCCCCAAAGCACTGCCCCGCCTCAGCCGCGCCACCAGCTTCGGTTACGCCCTCCGCCTCGCCATCACCGTCACCCTAGCCGCCGAAGTCTACCGTCACCTCGGCGTCCAAAGCGGCTACTGGATCCCGATGACCGCCCTCCTCGTCCAGAAGCCCGCCTTCTTCGAGACCTTCAACCGAGCCCTCCTCCGCGTCGGTGGAACCCTCGCCGGAGCCGTCCTCTCCACCTTCTTCCTCGTCCACATCCATCCCAGCCCCATCGTCCTCGCCGCGCTCGCTACCCTCTTCGCCTTTTGCTCCTACGCAACCAACACCGTCAACTATGGCCTCTTCACCCTCTGCCTAACCTCCTACATCGTCTTTCTGCTCTCCCTCAACCAGCTCCCCGGTCCCGTCATTGCCCACCGACGCGCCGTCTGCACCATCATCGGCGGCCTCATCGCCCTCATCATTCACCTCGACGCACTGCGCCGCCACCGGAACAAGCCCACCGCAACCTAA
- a CDS encoding phosphatidylglycerophosphatase A family protein encodes MSKQEHLKTLPAHRTLWAWLIGTFFGAGLLRPGPGTYGSVAAVLLWYGAANALHPSQFILTIGTLIAAIAATVIGIPAATIVAHESGRKDPGHVVIDEVAGQLIALIAIPADWPHALLSLLLFRAFDIFKPPPIRQLERLPDGQGIMFDDVAAGILALAFAQFAHFFF; translated from the coding sequence ATGTCCAAACAAGAACACCTCAAAACCCTTCCCGCACATCGCACCCTCTGGGCCTGGCTCATCGGCACCTTCTTCGGAGCAGGACTCCTGCGCCCCGGCCCAGGAACCTACGGCTCCGTCGCCGCCGTCCTCCTCTGGTACGGAGCCGCCAACGCGCTGCACCCCTCTCAATTCATCCTCACTATCGGCACCCTCATCGCCGCCATCGCCGCCACCGTCATCGGCATCCCCGCCGCCACCATCGTCGCGCACGAGTCCGGCCGCAAAGACCCCGGCCACGTCGTCATCGACGAAGTCGCCGGACAACTCATCGCCCTCATCGCCATCCCCGCCGACTGGCCCCACGCCCTGCTCTCCCTCCTCCTCTTCCGCGCCTTCGACATCTTCAAACCCCCACCCATCCGCCAGCTCGAGCGCCTCCCCGACGGCCAGGGCATCATGTTCGACGACGTCGCCGCCGGCATCCTCGCCCTGGCCTTCGCCCAATTCGCCCACTTCTTCTTTTAA